The Lonchura striata isolate bLonStr1 chromosome 25, bLonStr1.mat, whole genome shotgun sequence genomic sequence GTGAGTGCTGACAGGGGTGGTGGCACCACGGCCGTGTGTGGCGCTGGGCACGgccagcagcctctgctccGCAGGGAGAAACCTCAGCGGTGTCCTGGCTCCTGCCCCGCGCTGTGACATCCCTCAGTGCCACCGTCCAGCCAGCTCAAAGCTTTGGGTTTGGGCCGGGGCCAGTGCGGCCGTGCCGAGGCCTGGCACGGCACAGCGCGTGTGGCCTCGGGCTTGGCACCGGCCAGcggcggggacagcccgggcaCCGCCGGCGCGGAGAGCCCGCCCGCGCACGGTGCTGCTGAAGCATCTCGCCCCGCGGCGCGCAGTCCGTGGCGAtgcggccccgcggggccggcggagcCGCGCTAAGACCCTGCGGgcccgccccgcaccgcccacCGCGCCCCCGCCCCTGCGCGGGGCCCGGCGCGGACGCTGCGCGGGGCGGTGCGCGGGCAGTGCGCGGCCGCGGGCATGGGCGGCGCGGCGCCGGtgccgggagcgcggccgctGCCGGCGGTGCTGCTGGCGGCGCTGGCGGCGGGGCTGTGCGCGGCGCAGTACGAGCAGTACAGCGTGCGCGGGTTCCCCGCGGCCGCGCTGGAGCCGCTGCAGAGCGCCTACGAGCGGGCGCTGGAGCGGTACGCGGACGCGCAATGGGCGGAGAGCGCTCGGGGGCTGGAGGCCAGCCTGCggctgcacaggctgctgcGGGACAGCGAGGCGCATTGCCACCGCCGCTGCGCCGGGGAGCCCCCCGCGGGGGAGGATCGCGCCGAGGAGCCCCGCGGGGAGCGGGACCCCGCGTGGGAGTGGCAGCGGGAGCTGCGGCTCTTCGGGCGGCTGCTGCTCCGCGCCGGCTGCCTGCGCGCCTGCAAGCGGGAGCTGCCCGTGTTCCAGCTGCGCTACCCGCCGGCGCAGACCCTGCGCGACTTCCAGCGCCGCCAGCCCTACCAGTACCTGCACTACGCGCTCTTCAAGGTGAGCCGCTGCACATGGCAAGGGCAGgggtggtgatggtggtggtggtgggggggggggtcttGCTCTTTTATCCTGCCCCACTGATCTTTTCCCTCCATCCTGCACCCCTCCGTTCTGCCCCCTGATTGTGCACACCCCTTCCCGTGTGTCTCATCCCGTGCTGCTCATCCTACACGTCCTGTTTCACACCCCCATTCTGCATCCCCATCCTGTGCCCTCGTCACACACCTGCACCCTCCGGTCTGCCCACCCTGAACGCCACTCCCGTCTATCTCTGCGCCCCCTGAACCCTGCCCCGCTCCATCCTGCACCCTGCTGTCAGGTGCCTCCCCTTAACTTCACTCCCCATCTGGTATCCCCGCCAGCTCCTCCATACTGCCCCTGAGCCACGGCACGTCAGCATCATCTGGGACACATCAGGCAGGACAACTGGGGGGCCCCTGTGGTTGCATCCCTCTCCCTCACCTTGTGTTGCCCTGGTGCTCCAAGGTTTCCCTGGACAGGCAGAGCGTTGCCTGGGGAGAGCACACGGGGGCTGCCCCAGCTTGAGGGGCCTGAGCTGGAGGGTCCAGGGCCTCTGTGATTGTGATGGGACACGTGTCTGGATGCTCCATAAGAAAGAAGGACTTGCTCAGTTTCACAGTGCAGACGTGGAGGGACATTTTGTGGAAGGATTTTTCATAAGGCATCCCCCTCGGGTACCCATGTGTTGGCCAGGGTGTCTCTGGCAGGGGACAGTCCTCTGGTCAGGGTGCTGGTCCCTGGCCGCCTGCCCCTGAGGGTGCTGTTTTAGCActcagcactgcagctccaCTCACCTGGCAGTGCCGAGGGACTGCCTGGCTTCATCCTTAATGCCTTTTCCTCTTGCTGCTCTGGCCCAAACCCATTTCATGGACAGGTTGTTCAAaccatcctccctccctgctcactCCCCTGAAGCTGCAACCGAAGAGCCCATAaagcagcaggggcagcagccAGGTCTGATGGCAGTGCTGGAGAAGAGCGGATGTGTGGATCAAGCCCACACCACGTGGATCCACCTCACACCACGTGGATCACTCCTGGCTGGATGTGAGGGCCCATGAGAGGctgagctgtccctgtgcccagcatgGGCCCAGCCAGGAGGCTGGTGTGGCTGGAGCTACCAGCAATGTCCATATTCCCAGGTCCTGTCTGTTCATCACTGCTAGTGGATGATTGTGCGGCGTGCCTTCAGGGCTGTTCCCCACAAGGATCTCCCctctgtcctgcagcccaggggtcTGACTGGGTGCTGAGGCTCCCTTGGCTGCAGTGTTGGCTCagactgccctgcagcagatcTCTGCACTGGctcctcctccctccacagTCAAATAAGATCGAGAAAGCGGTATCTGCTGCCCACACCTTCCTGCAGAAGAACCCCAAGCATGAGATGACCTTGAGGTACCTGAACTACTACCGGACGATGCTGGATGTGGATGAATACCTGGTCGACCTGGAAGCTCAGCCCTATGAGGTAAggaggggatggggctggggcaggagaggggctCCGCAGGGCTCGGAGCACGCCGGGTGCTGCCAAGCCCtgagggaagcagctctccctcacTAAGCAGCGATCCTCGATCCTTGCAGCCGATCTTCGTGCGCTCAGTGAAGCTGTACAACAGCGGGGATTTCCGGAGCAGTGCAGCCGACATGGAGCAGGCTCTGGCCGAGTACTACAAGGCGTACGAAGATTGTCTGGCTGGCTGCGAGGGCGCCTATGAGCTCCAGGAGTTCAAGGACTTCTACCCTGCCATCGCAGGTAGTGGAGGGCTGGGGGATGGCAGAATTGGGGAGGTGATCAGGGGTGTAACACCCGACATCTCCCCCCAGACCACTTTGTGAGCGTGCTGCAATGCAAGGTGGACTGCGAGACCGAGCTCACCCCCAACGTGGGTGGCTACTTCGTGGAGAAGTTTGTGGCCACCATGTACCACTACCTGCAGTTCGCTTACTACAAGCGTGAGTGCCGGTGGGAGCGgggggctgtgccctggggcaccCTGGGTTGCTGTGGCCCTGGGAGGGGTGTCACCCCCGTGTCAGCTGGCGCTGTCCCCGCAGTGAACGACGTGCAGGACGCGGTGCGCAGCGTCTCCAGCTACATGCTCTTCGACCCTGGCGACACCGTGATGCAGCAGAACCTGGTCTACTACCGCTTCCACCGCGAGCGCTGGCGCCTGCGCGAGGAGGACTTCGAGCCACGGCCGGTgaggaccccccagccccgtcctgtggccctgcactgcccagagaggagctgacccagcccctctgcccctgtgcccaggaaGCCGTGCGCTACCACAGCCAGACGGCCGCCCAGAAGGAGATGCTGGAATTCGCCCGGCAGTACCTGCAGGATGATGACGATGAGGTACCTGACACGGGATGCAGATGGTGCTTTTGGGGGGGCTGGGTGGTGtgtgtgggtgctgcagggacCTTTCGCAGATGGGGGGGGTCTGACCCCCCCAAAgcagtcctggagcagagaCTGCAGATGAGGCTGCCgagctcctctgcctcctcctgccctcctgtgctgcagatggaggtggatggtgGTGAGGGGCCAGAGGTGCTGGACCTGCCCTCCGATGGCGAATTCGAGGGCGAAGGTGACTACGAGGAGGGCTTCTTCGCAGAGTGGTGGCAGGAACCCAAGACCAAAGGAGACAAAGATGACCAAGGTTCCTGATACAAAGGCTGGGAGTTGTGCTGTAGGGTCGGGGGGTCTGCTGCCCACACCCCTGGTGCCACCAAACTCTCCTTGTTTGCAGAGATCCTATGATGAGCCAGGTGAAGGGGGAGCCAGCAGCACCAACTGAGCTGGATGGTGGTGACTCTGTGATGCCATCTTGGGGACATCGGGCTTCAAGCTCCTCCCAGCCACCGGTAGAAACTCAAACTCATGGGGAGGGGCCAATCCTGCCTTGCATCCTGCGGCAGGACTGCTTTTGCCACCTGGATGTCTgctgtcctggcacagcccaaTTCCCATCAGTGGAACACCAGCATCCCTGAatgtccctgcctgcccaggagCCTGGGCTACCCCCACCCCCAATTCCGCAGGAGCCCTGACCAGCAGTGATGCCCCACAGCACTGGGGTTTTCTGtgtccctcagctgctccccagaATCTCTGGATGATGCACCAGAATTTATCCCTATCTTTTCTTGAGGGGCTTGAAGGGCTGCCCCTACTTCGGGAGCAATGCAcaatgctgctggagctgatccTGCCCCTTCCTGAGGCTCCCTGAGGCTCCTGTTCTCCAGCCTCCCAGGCAATCTGACAGCTCCCATAGCCCAGGTCCCCTTGGACTCCCTGGCCTGGTGCTACAGGGGGCTCCCAGTGTgccatgtccccgtgtcaccATGGGGCTGCAGCCTGGTGAGGCTGTGGTGCCCatgccctgcctgtgccttgAATTTTTGCCACACCAGCCCTCTCTAGCCTTAAGCTCAATTAATTTAAGATTTTCCCTCCTGCACCGTTgctctttttatatatttactgGTGCTGAACTTTTAATAAAATCCAGACTGGTCTTTTCACGGCTGCCTCCACTTTCCATATGCTGCTGCCATGGGATCCAGGAGACCAGGGTAGGAGAGGCTCTGCTGTGAGAGAGGAAGAGATCGGTTCAGGCCTGGATGTCCCCAGAGATGACCTGGGGGAActtgtggggctgggggcccATGGAGGCCATGACAGCAGCCAGGCTCCTGTGAGGCTCTGGGTCCCATGAGGGGGACCCCAAATGGGATCCATGACCCCCTCATTGAGTCTGTCAGGTGAGGTGGggggggagctgcagggggcTGGAGGGCAGCATGTCCTACCCCATATGGGTCTTTGGGATGTCATATCCATGAGCTGATGGTTGTTTTGGGGTACAACACTGTGACACTGCTCCTGGATCAGAGGGTGCAGCCTGGATCCCCCGATGAAGGTGGGCATGGCAGGGTGGGATGACTTCCTCCTGCCTGCATCAGGGTGTTTGGGGGCACACTGGGGgtctctgttggtgctgacaaACCTGTGCCAGTCCTAGGCACGAGGCATCGGGCAGTGTGTGGCCGCTCACTCCTCCCTGCCGGGTTGCTCGGCGTGGAAATTGGCTACGAGGACTGAAACTGAGAGGCTGAATCACAGCGTTGGCCCcgggggagggaagggatgggaatggAAGGAAGAGAGTGGCAAGAGGCTGCCAGCaccccaccctgccctgcccggagCCCCTGTTCACCGAGgcttttccagctctgcagggcactgggcggggggcaggggctgagcccccagACCCGTGAGCAAAGCTCAGGGCTCGgggaggcagtgctgggagggagCACCCACTGCACCCTGCACCTcacagggctgtgctgtcaCTTGGGAGGAGCTGGGTTTGTCACCGATGGGGCACAGCCACCTCGGGAGGGGAGTGCCAGCCGGGTGGGGTGTGGCCAGCGGCACTCGCGAACGGAGGAGCGGAGAGCgctcagcccagggctggcaccgcAGCCTAGGGGACAAAGGCTGCGGATCTTCCCAACAGCTGGGCGAGGGTGGCACTGGGCCCACGGGGCCTCCGCCCTGCTCTGACACACACCCGGGcaccctccccagccccacactcACGAGGAGAAaacagctccctgctcccactgaTCTACTGGCACCGGGCAAAGCCCCTTGCAGCTGCGAGCTGGAGTGCCCGGggtcccttccctgctcccacctGAGCCGCTGGATGTGCAGGATGTGCTGGATGGCTGCATCCATCACCCCGGGagtgccaggcaggagcagcatctCTGGCAGTGCCGCTGTGACCTGGCGTGGCTGTGACCGTGGGCACGGCCACCGTCCTGTCCTGCCGAGCTgcgggcagtgccaggggcgcAGAGATGGGATGCGGGGTGACTGACGGGGGACACGGAGGagtcctgggctgcaggagaagggCTGCAGGGAGCGATGGGTTGGTTACTTGGTGAAGGCATCATCGCGGTCCCCTCGACCTTGACCAAGAGGGGAGCGTGGATGAGATGTCTGCTGCCGCCTCCCCTGCGCTGTGCcctgccgtgccgtgccgtgtgCCCATTTCCCTGTGCCGAGAGCTCTCTCGCTGCGCTCCGGATCTCCCGCTCAGCGCACAGCCATGAATTCCCTTCTTCTTGCAGAGGCGGTGGAAGCTCTGTCTCTCACCTTCCTCCGGAGCTGAGAATCCCCGCCTGGCAGCGCTCGCTGCCAGACGTAGCAGGGAACCGTGCAGGCAGCGGGGGTGCACGATgctccctcctcatcctcaccggGGCAGAATCCTCCTGCTCCCCCACACCTGGGggtcctgagctgggctgggacgtGTCCAATGGATGACTCGGGCACTGGGTGACGGCGGCTTAGCCCGGGACGCGGCAGCAGCACCCGGCTGGACCGGTCCGGCGGGGACCGGGCTGACGCGGCGCCAGCAGCCCCGAGCCCTTCCCGAACGCCGCTTCCTGTCGCCCCCGCGCTCCTGCCTCGAGGGGTccccgcacggccccggggTATCcgcacagcccgggggtcccagCATGGGCCGGGGTTCCCCGCGCGCCTCGGGGGTCCCcgcacagcccgggggtcccagTATGGGCCGGGGGTCGCCGCGCGGCCCGGGGGTCCCCGCACGGCTCGGGGGTCTCCGCACGGCTCGGGGGTTCCCGCACGGCTCGGGGGTTCCCAGCACGGCCCGGGGGTCCCAGCACGGGCCGGGGGTCCCCGCAGGATCCGGGGATCCCAGCACGGCCCGGGGGTCCCCGCGCCCCCGGCCCTCAGGGGCGGGTCCCGGCCCCACCTGGCCGCGCCCACTGACGTCACCCAGGTGGTCCCCTCGTGGTCTCGCCCCGCCCACCCCGCCCCGCTGTCCAATCAGCTGCGGGCAGGGGGCGGGGCGTCCGCGCCCCCGCCAATGGGGAAAGAATAAACACGtccggcgggggcggggcccggcgggccCAGTGCTTGATGGGCGTGCGGAGCATCCAATGGCGGaggggcggcgcgggggcggggcctgcggcgggcggggcggcgcgcgGGGCGCCGCTCGCCTTTTGTTCGGGCAggagcgggcgggcggcggagaGCGACggtgagcggggccggggcaccGGGCACGGGCGGGGAGGGACGGTGAGTGGGGCCGAGGCATCGCGCACGGAAGGACGGTGAGTGGGACCGGGGCGCCGGGCACGGGCAGCGGCGGTGAGCGGGACTGGCGCGTCGGGCACGGGGAGCGACGGTGAGCGGGGCGGGGCACTGGGCATGGGGAGCGACGGTGAGTGGAGCCGAGTCAGGGCGCGTCGGGCGTGGGGGAGCGGCGGTGACCGGCAATAGGCCGGCTGAACCGGGCAGAGGTCACTCCGGGTCCGCAGGACCGGGCTGGCGGAGGTCGCGGCGGGGAGCGGTCCGGTGAGCAGAGTTGGGGCGGCCGGGACGGCGCCAGGTCCGCGGCCGTCCGTCGCCGTCCGTCGTTCCGGGCTGGGCTGCACCGGAGCGGCGGGGACTCCGCCGTGCGGCGCTGGGGAGCGGCCGCTCTCGGGGCGGGGAGGAGTTGGGTCCGGGCCGGGCAGCACCGGGCgtcccggctcggccccgctgCCGTCgtctggggcagagctggccGTGTGCTGCCCGTGAGCTCGGCCGGTCCTGCGCGGCACCGGCAGGGCGGGTCCCCGGGGCTTCCCccatgcccagctgggctgtCCCGGCCCCTTCCCGGTGCCGCGGGATCCAGTTTGGGAGTCGCGGATCCGCGCTCCTGTGCGAGGCGGTGACTCtgtccccggccccgcccggagCTGCCGCGGAGCGGGCGAGGCCCTGGCACGGCGCTCGCCCGGTGCTGTGGGGCTCTTACGCAAACTGGACTGCTCCGTGCCCAGAgtcacacctggggacaccgcGTGCTGCTCTCGAGGCCGCCTCGGATCGCTTCGACATCGCCGTCCCtacccgcggggccggggctgccctcCGCCCGCCACCTGGCGTGGGATGTCTGGGGGCTGAGAGGGATGCGGGTGACCTGACATCACCCAAGACAGCCCCCCGCGGGTGAggggtgctgggcacagggctcaCAGGGCGTCAGGGTGACCTGACATCACCCAAGACAGCCCCCCGCGGGTGAggggtgctgggcacagggctcaCGGGGGTCCCAGCTGAGCTCCTGCCAGGGACATCCGCACCGCGAAACGGCGGGGGGAGTGAAACTTGGCTGTTTGTCTGATGTTTAGAGAGGAGAGAGCGCTCTAATTGCGTTAGCTGAGTGATTAGCATTAGCTTAATTAATCAGGTTTATAGCACAGATGAAAGGATAATGCTGAAATGTTGCTGGGAGTTGCCCGGAGAAGGCAAACGTGGGCTGCCATATGAGCAACGTGGGGCGATGTATGCCGGGAGAGGAGCGTGAACGCTCAGGAGGGCACGGCTGCTGCTGGAGACGGGACAGGGTGACCTGTGCCACTGTTGTGCCTGCCCGAGTGTGAGGGCATCAGCCTTCACCCTctccagccaggctggaagTTCCTGCACCCCCAGCTTCCCTGTAACGCTGTTGGGGTGCCTGGGTGAGTCCTGTGTCTGGTTTCACGTTCTCTTGTCAACTTCCCCATCCCAGAAGGGTGgtgggggctggggacaccctgtGACACAGCCCCTCAGTCGCTtcacctcctgctccagcccacGTCGTGCTGGTTTTGGCGCTGGTGCCAGCCCCGAGCGGCTCTGGTGTCCGTCTGGATGCGCTGGTGGGGAGCCGGGGGCGCAGCgtgtccctgccagctgccGCGGGGATGGGGCTGCAGCGCTGCCGGGGGCGTTTGCTCCGGGCTCTCAGCCGCATCCAGGGCAGGTGCAGTGTCcgcgggggctgctccaggctccgcTCCCGGAGTGTCCGGCCCAGCCGGAAACAGGGATGAGAAAATTATAGGGGTCCATTTCTGTGTCCTTGTCGGTGTCGGAGCTGGCTGGAAGGGTGCAGGGCACCCACTGGGACTGCGTTTGCACATCTGAAGCCTGTTATCGCTCATTGTTTTGGAGGATTTCCATGAGGTGTCATGAAAAACCCATTTTTTACTGCTAATTTGGCTTAAACAAGTTGGCCATCAGGACGGGGACGCACAGGGCTCCTGGCAGCGGTGGCTGAGGATTGTGCTCCCTCCTTGCACTGTGGCCGCTGTGCGGGAGCAGGGACAGACGTGGGTCCCCGGGGCTCAGGGCGCTGGGGAAAGGTGGGGCGGCCGTGCGGGGCCCTCCCTCAGACAATGGCGTTACAGCCTATTGTCTGGGCGGTGTGCCGTGTCCTTGCCGGCTCCAGGAAGCGCGTTCATCCCcgggagggggtgggggggacgagctgggctgctgggaggGGTCTCCTGGGGCTGGGTGTGCGAGTAGTTTGTGCCACCGTGCCTGGAGCCTCCGGGGCAGCGCGGGTGAGTCGTGGCCGGGCTGCAGCCGGGGGCCGTGGGGGATGTCCCCGCTGCTCCTGGTGCCGCATTTCAGTGTATCATTCGGCGCTGCCCTAATCCCATTAACTCACCCCTTTGTTTTCCCCCACCTGAAACCCTTACTCAGCCCTCGCGGCCGGGCAGGCGCTGCGGTACAGCTGCAcggctcctgcagctcagcccgTTCCCGGGAGGACGGCTTCCCTTCAAGACTGTGGTTTGCTGTGGGAGCGCTTGATGGGATTTGGCTTTTTATCACACTTCCAGATCTCCGGGATTTCAGACGGCGCTTTTGCCGGGCGCGCTGCCGCTCGCAGATGGCAGAGCCTGGGAGCGAAGCTGCCCTTGGCCCCGCTCCGCAGGCTGGGGGAGCAGAGCCTCTGCACAGAGAACTTGCAGAACTTTAATTGCAGCATCTGTACCGACGCTTGTGCTGGTTTTGAAGGTTTAAATTATACTGGCTTCTAATTAACAgaagttaaaaagaaatgtagTGTCTGTTACAGCAGTACAAGTCTACCTCTGAGTTCAGGTGCTGCTTCCCCACCTAGACAGGGTGTGTGGgcacccagcatcacccagggctggggtgggtggTCAGACTTAGTCCCGTGGGGTGTCCCAGGTTGGTCTTTTTGAATGGAAATGGCTGGAATGGCAGCTCGGGAGGACACCGGGCTGCATTGGTGCCTTGAATAgttctctctgctctgtggggGTTGTTTTTATCCCTCTTTGCTCATGGACATACTTGACAAAGTGGTGGACAAGGACGTGGGAAGGTGCAGGTACTCCCACTCCAAAAAGGCTTAAAAGTTGACCTCAGCACCGTGTCTGTGCTTAAACAGAGCTGGCTTTGCAGCCACACCCGGTTTGTCGATGGCTGCGTGGagccgggggtggggggggaggtGAAGATGTTTCTATTTAAGCAGAGGTTTGAAATACCCTTCTAAATCCACCATCCCCGATGGGTTCTGCGGCGGCTGCTGGCGGGCCTGGAGGCATCCTGGCACGCCGTGGGACTCGGCTCTGGAATCGCTTTGGAAGCAGGGCAGGATCCTCGCTCCGCGGCTGCCGGGGCTTGTCGGGCAGCCCGTGACATCTGCGCTGTCTGTTCCCTCCTCGGCCTCCTTCCCGGAGCTTCTGGCGGGGTGGAGGCGGAATGCTCGGGtgttttccccaaatcccacgcTTGGCTGCTCAGACCTGCCGGGGGGTGAGGGTGGCCGTGCCCTCCAGGGGGGCTGCCCCGGTGCTGGGGCGCACATCCCGTGGGCTGGGCGCTCTGGGGTCCCGTGTGGCTTTTGGAGGTAGGTCTGGATGGAAAGCGTGTTTCTCTGCGTGGGGGGAGAGACCtttggctgctggcagagcctgcCGTAATCGCGGTGACGCGCGGGCAGAGCCCCGGTGACAAATCATTAACTTGCTCCGACAGGCCGGGTGCTGACGGCTGTTGGTGATAATTTCTTGTGAAGCGTCTGAACTTTGCAGCTGTAATGCAACTGGATGGAGAAATTAAGCCGGGGCTCAGCACCTCTGTGCCTCTCCTCactgccccagctcctctggcaaACC encodes the following:
- the P3H4 gene encoding endoplasmic reticulum protein SC65, whose product is MGGAAPVPGARPLPAVLLAALAAGLCAAQYEQYSVRGFPAAALEPLQSAYERALERYADAQWAESARGLEASLRLHRLLRDSEAHCHRRCAGEPPAGEDRAEEPRGERDPAWEWQRELRLFGRLLLRAGCLRACKRELPVFQLRYPPAQTLRDFQRRQPYQYLHYALFKSNKIEKAVSAAHTFLQKNPKHEMTLRYLNYYRTMLDVDEYLVDLEAQPYEPIFVRSVKLYNSGDFRSSAADMEQALAEYYKAYEDCLAGCEGAYELQEFKDFYPAIADHFVSVLQCKVDCETELTPNVGGYFVEKFVATMYHYLQFAYYKLNDVQDAVRSVSSYMLFDPGDTVMQQNLVYYRFHRERWRLREEDFEPRPEAVRYHSQTAAQKEMLEFARQYLQDDDDEMEVDGGEGPEVLDLPSDGEFEGEGDYEEGFFAEWWQEPKTKGDKDDQEIL